Within the Pseudomonas mendocina genome, the region ACTGACGGTGATCGCCGAAGGCGTGGAAACCAAGGCTCAGGAACTCTGCCTGGCCGCCGAAGGCTGCCTGCAGATCCAGGGCTACGTGCTCAGCCGCCCACTCTCGGCCGACACCTTCGCCCGGAAATTTCTCCCGCCAGGTCAAGCGGTTGGCGCTGGCGAGAGCGCACCGGTATAATCCGCCGGCCTTCTGGGGGCCTATAGCTCAGTTGGTTAGAGCAGAGGACTCATAATCCTTTGGTCCACGGTTCGAGTCCGTGTGGGCCCACCACCTTCAAAGCCGCGCATTGCGCGGCTTTTGTATTCCTCAGTCCGGTTAGCTGAGCATCGCAATCTCTGATTTCCCCTGAACCTTTGCCCTTATTGCCCGGTCGGCTTTAATGTGAGGGGGTTATAGGTTTGGCATAGGGCCGAATGGTGGCGGAAGAAGCCGGATAAAGCCGGAAAGCCCCGGACGGCGCAGGCCCGGCAGGTTCAGTCTATGCCAAAAGGCTGCGAAGGCTGGAACGGGCCGGCCTACCCCTGGTAGCCCTGATTTCGCAGCTATTTGGCATAACCCTTTCAGATCATCCAGCCGCCAGCCCATACAACGCGACCGATGATCTGCAGCTCGCCCAGCCGATCCTTGGGGACGGTCATCGGGTCATATTCCTTGTTGTGGCTGATGATTCGCACCGAGCCATCAAACTGGCGCTGCAGGCGCTTGGCGTATAGGTGGTCATCGAGCATCACCACATAGACACCCTCACCCTCCAGAGTATTGCGGCTCAGGTCGATCATCACCGTATCGCCGTCATCAAGCAGCCCCACCATCGAATCGCCGTCTACACGCAGGCACGCCAGGAACGCGGGCTGCAGACCCTTTTTGCGCAGGCTGTAGCGCGTGAACGACAGGTTTACCAGCACGCGGCATCGCTCGTTCCATGCACCGCTCCCTGCGCTGCAGCGGGCGTC harbors:
- a CDS encoding LexA family transcriptional regulator, whose product is MSYEESEQTKEGANSVPFPSKGIGTRIEAIADLFESRKQAAAMAGVAVSTLQRWLAEEGMPSFDSLARLAMAKGASLDWVATGHGSMLGETQIAEPQKQEDDEDMYAYVPLYDARCSAGSGAWNERCRVLVNLSFTRYSLRKKGLQPAFLACLRVDGDSMVGLLDDGDTVMIDLSRNTLEGEGVYVVMLDDHLYAKRLQRQFDGSVRIISHNKEYDPMTVPKDRLGELQIIGRVVWAGGWMI